The genomic window AACCTGCTGCAACGTACAGCGCTCTATTGAATAAAGTGACACTGTCAGTAATGGAGAAAGTGGACGTGATGTGAAAGGCTTCGAAGTTCCTTTGCCGCTTCGTAGATTTTTAGGCCGATACAGAATCATGGAAGAAGTGTTTCAGAACGGGAATTATCAGAGGGAGTCAAACGCAAACATGACTACTATGGAGACACAAAAGGAGGTAAGAAACTCTTCGAATAGTTGACCATTTCAATTCGTCCGCCAAATCAATACGTCGTTCGAagctataatttttaaacgcgTTCTTACTTGAACGGGTTTCTAGGTATTATGATTATCGTAATATCTGTACAAAGTTAAATTACTgcgaaattatatttgtttaagttAAAGAAGCACTAGATAATTGTACagaatatgtatgtatattgcgAAAGAATCGAAGTGACGCTCAGTGATTCTCAtgttttgttattgttgttctaaatctcttatttttttattgtgacattattttttagttttactTTTAACAACTTATATCTATGTTTTTACTATTGCTTAATTTAtgctacatttttttaatatgtcaAATTTTCTAGTGCACCTTCGTTGTATAAATTAGCtttaagttatttttataaatttgtattatttaaacgtataatatgtataaactaAATGATACTAGATTGcttaaaagaaattacttgtattattacaatagaaaatacagatttcttaatttatttgaaaaagtatCAAAGTAGGTCATGAACTATCCGTTTGAGTACCACTATACTAGTGTTGGCGGTATCTGCATACGCGTTTATGAAGGATATTTAAACCTATGATGTCTTGAATTAGCATGCAAGCAATTTAAATTCAGATATTATTgcaagatattattttattgagtaattaatgataataatacaaattataaaattttgcacttttaattttggaacttaataaatataaaatagttcaTTTGCTTTCCTTGTATTAATTCAATATGATTTAATATTGAcacttaatattaaaaataaattgtgttattaatatttgttaataattatttacgtaggttttatttattttataataacaaatattctatgtagaaatataatcttcagatttatttatgtgtacttgtcatttttctttaaatctatttttataaattatataatataaaaaataaaacagttgtatctttttataccTTAAactcattatttatattctatattaggATGTACTGCTCGATCATATGGAAATCTCTATAGTTGAAACCGAAAAGCGTGCAAATGGAGCATTGAATTTAAGAGAGTTTTATACAGTCTACCTCATTGAGACTAAGTAAGTGAACCTATTATTCTTTACCTAATGAAGTTAAAATAAGAATGTTTTAAGCTTGtgtacatttaattttaaattgtctcTCTTTGCAAAAGTTACTTTAACatctatgaaatatatacatgtatattaaatattattgtagaaTTACAGATCCAGGCTTTAAAGGTGCACTCACCAAAGTAAGTTCTCTATGGCGCCGATACACAGAATTTGAACTACTCCGAgcttatttggaaatttcctATCCATATATTGTACTGCCTCCATTACCagaaaaaaaagttttatatgCATGGCAAAAGGTTACCACTGATACATTCGATCCAGATTTTGTTGATAGACGAAGAGTTGGTCTTGAGgtatactatttatatttattcattgcttatttatttgaaaatatgtatttgatatttacaataaatttatttctaagaaTTTCCTATTGAGGGTAGCCTCGCATCCTATATTGTCCCGTGATGAGCATTTTATGGGATTCTTGCAACAAAAGGATGGCTGGAGGGAAAGCATTAAAGAAACAGGTAAATTCTGTCAAAGAAGTATATAtcttattatctatttatatcattatttatttatacatttataatgaGTGTGgtaattattaatgttttatgaTAGGTTATTTGCAATTAGTAGAATCAAAATTAAAGGCACTGAGCGTAGCAGTGCGATTAAGGAAACCAGATAAGCGATTTGAAACAATCAAAAACTATGGAATTGAACTTCAGGTATGTTCAGCATTGAGAAAAAGTAAACTTTTATAGTAGTACATATCcgtttaatatttcagaataatttatgtaatgttCTTCGAGTACGTGCGCGACTTGTAGAAAAACAACACAGTTTGTACAAATTACATGCAAATTATGGTCGTGTATTTAGTGAATGGAGTGCCATAGAAAGAGAAATGGGTGATGGGCTACAggtattcaattttatatatattataaatattccttaACGTTTATATCTTTAGAAACATTAGAATTACCAATTTCTGCGAGAAATTTCTATATGATAAAACATAATTGAATTATGctacaagtatatatattgcaaAGCGCACTGCATTACAGCGCCTGTTTTCTTAGAAATCGGGTCACTACTTGGATTCATTAGCAGCTACAATAGATACAACCCTCGAGGAAGAGGAACTAATAGCAGATCAGTTGAAAGAATGGCTGTTTGGTGCTTCTGCGTTACAAGCAGTTGTCAAACGAAGAGAAGCTTTACAGTTAACCAAAGATGAAGCTCATGATGCTCTAACCACAGCAtttgaacaaaaagaaaaaattatacaaggttttaaattatactaaGTACTATTACCattcaatttacaaatatgGGAATTTTTGAAGCTAATGCAGTTTATTGTTGTAGGTAAATCTGGTTTAATGTCAAGATTATTTGTATCTGTGGATACAGAAGAAGTTCGTGAATTAAAAATGCTACAATTAGAACAGAGGATTGCACAACACGAAGAAGCCGTCAAGCGGGTGGATGAAgatttaaagtaatatatttcaatcaaatatttttcacatacttatagcgtataaaatatatactatgaaactatgtataatacatttctctatattttacatgtaaTGTTTTTAGGTCTTTCTCTATTAAAGCAATGATGGACATTGAAAGATTTCAACACCAAAAGGTGGtagatttaaaagaaattttggcAGCTTACtgcattttacaatttaaactTGCTAGAAAGGTAAcatttctgtatattattatttaactaatTTACTACCTATTTTTGTACAGATGAATCaatgtttctataaataattacaggGATTGCAAGCTTGGCAGCATATCAAGAGTTGTCTGGAAAGTATGccataaaaatcttttcttattGAAGCTGACACAGAACAATAATTGTTCCACATCTTTCGTGCGATATACATTCCTATAATTGTAAGCTCACTCATACTGTACGCTTATTATTACATCAATGTACAagattgtttttattatttaatgttagactagataatattatatatacatatatattatatatacacacaatTCATGTTGGATATATACATAGTTATGTGAGAcactatttaatatttatatgtatttagtaTGTTCTTGTTGTACGTGTAAGATACAATTAACCAATTATGTGAATGTTCAGGCAGTACTTAAGGGTTGTCATAAGTCAAGATCTGtgtgatttatatataatataaatcaccAAGTGAAATCCCTAGAATGTTAGTTATGAAAGTTGGAAAAATCGTTGCTGTAACTTTTTATACACTGTCTTATATCTGCTCAATAGGCTTGAATTTCATTGACGTCGATTAAATCCCGAATTGTATCTCATTTATCGATACAATTGttgcatttatttttcgtaatacTTAGGAGCCTTAATCTCattgataaatgataaaaatttaagatttGAAATACTATTTTCTATGTGTGAGTAACTATGTTTTCTACGTATATACCTGGTTCAGTATATTATAGTATGGTAGTTTAAAtcatatattaattcttttcttctttcttttttcagttttcattagaatttatttaggtCATACATTTTGCAATGTACTCTGCGTCTAAAATCAATGGATGTCTATTATACCAATGTTAAAGTTTTATAGCAATTCCTCTATAACAGTAACAATTTTCTTGGTTTCTTGTCTTACTCGAtcaagaaaacaattttttcctcgATTAAGCTTcctaaattttctttcaattaggCGTAATGAATAAGTTTAAAGGTACATCACACAACATATGTACGTTATACGTGTGTTTGCTCATTAATActccttaaaaacaataatataatttaattgatattaaatatgataaattatatatttttttttcattaaatatctaatatatacaatatttataacgaataattaatgttatttgtaatgaataattagcttgaacaaaatttattgtaatacttttgacgacaattaattgtacaagaaattcctaataatttaaataaaatatatgagacAACATTATGGTCTTTTATTGCTACGAAATATCTTGCTAATGGAAGTATTTATTGTTATCTCTATTATACGTTTTGAATGTTATAAAATCAAGTTGTTTCGagatataaagagaaaaattgaagaaaaggTTGTGAATTAATTGGAagacgaataatttaattggaCAGTTTATTACGTGTGCGCCggtatagaaatattatacaaattcgaAGACGATTCGAATAGATTACGAAAATGTTAGGTCTACGGTGTTCTCCCTTTCAAAACATGTACATTACGAGAGGAGCGGTGATGGAACGATTCTATACAAACATCTAAACGAATCACCACTAAAACGAACCACTAATTAGCGACAACGAGGTTAGGATCAGGAGGAAGGGGAGGGTTAGAGACGATATTTACAATACAATTCAGTGCGTTTCCGTGTTCACATGAAGTTTCGCACACTTTGGTATTAATcgaatgtacatatgtacctGCGTTTACAATATGACTTGTTACAACATAAATCAGGGAGTAATGCGCTATCGTCAATGTTACTTgcattttttatgtttttttttttaatcctttatACATAACTCGGCTATTCGTGTAATCAATATTATGAATTAGCTGCGCCTGGCGGTACATCatgattcaaatttatatgtaGTGGACACAACTATATTTACAGTGAGACAGTCGTTCACTTCTGTATTCACAACAATGCGGACGAAGGAACAGAGTTGGAAAGTAAGATATAACctgttttcttattttgtaatagataatacaatagatattattaaaaataaactttaagtggtatttggaaatttttaattgttgcAAATAGTGTCAACGACAAGTTGTACGAGTTGGAATAAAAATGGTTGATGATCAGTAAATCACGTAGGTAAGTGTatagatacatatttcttGCAACCGataaaacacattttatttgaataaatgtttGTCACCGATAGTTTTGGAAGTTCTTTCAAGTATGATTTAAAAGTTGTACACAATAAATAaggtattatgtaataaattttaaagtaactTCCTTTTTCGATATGCCGATTTGGTTAGGTAGATcgacaaatattattttgtttgttaCGTAAAATTTGTGATCGAGGAATTTGTAATGGTTCCTCCTAGTTTTACCGTCGcagaaattaatgtttaataattattctgttGTTTAAGATAACCTATGTCGTAAAAAATGTACTGCAAttcaaaagaagaaagattatATTACGAAGAAAGCTATCGAAGTAAACATTTTATCTATCAGTGTAAATTCTCCCACGTCAAttcttactttttatataCGGCGATTTACAAATTTGTCCAACTCTGTTGATGGCACTGCTTCGTCCTTCCCTTTCCGTTTTCGTTTCTCTATCGTGATAAAAGCATTCTTTGGTCGTTCGAACTGGCTGAAATGACATTCGGAAAAAAAGCTATCGCGGACAATTGAATCATCATTCCTCAATGAAATTACTGTACTTCGGTGCAGAACAGAGTTTCGGATACACCTTCGACCACTTTTAATCGATTCattcaatttcaaaacaattaatatctttcgatGTTAATGCGATACCTTGACCTAAGAGAATGTATTACACTTATTGCACCCCTCCGCCCATGAACAATACACtgaaattgtataaagaataaacaaacgaatcgcctttctaatttattaaatagttaaataatCCTATGTACctaaacgataattaataaatatacttttcataTTCATCATGAAATTCGTCGATCACAATTTTATCAATTCAATACAATTTCAGTGCATAAGGGCGAATTTCGTTTAAAGACATCGATACAATGGTAAAATCAACTCGACATACAATCAGTTTGATCGTCATTTATTGCAATCTCCTTTCGCATGCTctagaaattacaataatcaTGATAAAATTTCTCCTTAATTCGCTATTATTCGATTACTCATTGTCAGTTTCGCGAAGAAATCGATTTTTTACACGGctgtatttcatttgaaaatattggcGCAGTATTTTACATACTTTCTTCGCCTGTTTCGTTAAATATCATTACCGTTCCGTAACAAACGAGCAATTATTCTATCGACAAATCCGCTTGCCGATATCGTTCATGAATCATTATACATATCCTACCTGAGATTTCTCGCGAACGAATGCGTTCATTATGTatcgaatttttctcgttCACGACACAActgtttaattacgaaatatcgaGCACGAAGCTACGATCtggtaaaataatacatacttaCGTCAAACAATTTCGCTTATACGCTCCAAAAATTAATCGGAGTTTTTCAGttacgtatttcttttttttttttatagatcgtacagtaattttcaattgtttctGTCGACACAACAATAGCAATTTAAATAACTGTCCTCTATCGTTCCGCTATATTAAGCTCCGCTGTTTCTGCAAATCATATCGTTCctgtaatttgtttctttctatcgAAAACGTCAATATTTCTTAACCCTTACGCGTGCAAATTCAAATTTGCCTTTTAATCGATCAACGGTAATTTCGAAGAacaattgataataataatcatactAATCGAACGTAACATTTCTGCCGAATTCTTCTAATTCAAGACTTTCCACGTAAAACGTGACACTCGCGTGGTCgatcaataattttaacgttagCCTTCTCGAAGAATTCAGTTAATCTACGGCTAGATTACCCTGGCACGTCGTTAAACCGAATTTTTACACCAATTCGTCTCACGAGGGAAGATTTTTCCTTCGATTAAACAACATTTCACACGCAATTTGATAACGCAatctttgtttcgtttccAGCCATCCGTAATGGTACTATTTGTTCTCGCAGACTACGATTCTCTTCAAGCACTTATTGAAAGAAGACCACGAAGAAAGCGGACACTTTCGTTCTGGCCACACTGCACAACACTATGGACTTCCTGTATCGTGATGAAGAGAGTCACTGTCACTTTCGAGGTAAGTTACATAGCTATCCGTGCTATCAGGGTGTTGCCCCATGTCTGGGCCGCCGCTACTGGGATGGTGTGGGCCGGGGGGTGGCAAAGAACCACCACCCCCGCCGCCTCCGCCATCGTTCATCGGTCCACCAAGCATTCCTGGCGGTGGTAGTTGTGGTGGTCCGCTGTGAAGATCGTAACCATGCATctgaaatgaattatattaatcgCGTATGGATATATCGCATCGTGCAACACGTTACTGCACATGTTCGCTTCGATATAGGAACATGCGATTCGTTCCTAAACGCTATTCACGTTCGTAGAAGATACGATCGATACCAGGtacttttttcatcttttttatttttttttcttatttgaaatatgtCTACGATAATCACCTGCGACACCAGATGATGAAAAGAAGGAGTATTAGGATCTAGCCTCTCCAAATCGGTGTGTAAGGCGAAGTCTGAAAGGGCTTTCCACGGTGGTTGATAAGCTTGAACTTCTAGCGGTGTCATCCCTATGGAACTCTCGTGTCTTACGGGACTGCTAGCCACCATAGGAATTCCATGCATCCCACCGAAGCCTAATTTACGGCCATCCTGAAATATAGAACACCTTCGTTCGTTAAATCGTGGCTTGAAATGCGACAACGAATAGAAACGATACAGTGGATCGGTGCGCTTTGAACATTTGTCTCTATCGAAAGCGATAATAGCGAAATGCCAAAACTCGAATGCCAACCTTTTCCTGCATCTGTTGTTTCATGGCGATCGTCTTCTTCTTATCCTTGCACCGTTTGTTCTGGAACCATACCCTTATCACGCGCGGACTCAGTCCCGTCATCTCTACCAATTGTTCCTTCATCAACGCGTCCGGCCGCGGATTCGCGGCGTAGCAAGTTCTCAGCGTGTGAAGTTGCTTTTCGTTTAGAACGGTGCGAACTCTGGTTGGTTTGCCGTCAGAACCGCCGCCGCTTTTATGGCCGCCCGATCCTCGAGTACCACCCACGCCAGCTTTGTGCGACCCGCTTTCAGACCCGGAATCTACGAACAAATCAACGTCACGATTACTCACCTCGATTTTTCCAGCCTCTATTTTTCTACCACAGTTTCGCTtcgttttttccttctctctcgctTCCGTCACTGTACCAAGcacaattttcgaaatttttatcgcaTACGCAAATaacatgatatattatatacctactttcgtatcgtttagatagatacatttttctatcgcCGTTGTTACGAATAAATGGAATCGCGTTCACGTATCGTTAGCAGATCGAATCGAGGCGTAAAAAATGTCTTCGATAGTCGAATAAAATACTAAGAGGCAGAAGCGCGATAACGAGAGAAATAATTCAAGAAGTGGAAGGAAAGGCCGAAACGAATGGCGATTCCGTTGTTTGCTTCCACTGGCTATTGCACGAAACGATTCGCCGGTTGTTTGGAAAAAAGCCAACTCTCGGGGAAGAGTAGCTCGACTAAATCAGGAGAATGCAGAGTAGAATGTCCAGCTGCGACTATCGTCCTAACCGGTCCTGCAAAACGTTCTTCGCCAGCTAATGGGAGATCCGGATAGTGGTACAGCATGGCGGATGGAGAACGCTGAGACGAATGCCTGTTGACTATCCGAGAGGCCAGAGACAATATTGTCGATGAGCAAACTTTGGCGACGATTCCGTGATCGGTACCAGGTCCGACGAGAGACATCGGAAAGGTCTTCGGCAACGTTTTCGCAAGATCGACTGCGATCGAGAAAAGTTTCGAGCATCGACGCTGTTTGAATCGAGGGCAGTTTACATGAAACTGTGCTTCGATttggagaaaattttataagaatcgTATGCGAATCGAGAGTGTCCGCTGCAATCGACTGTGTATCTATACAGAACGATTTCGTCCACATACCTTTGACATATCGAAAGAATTatcagaaagaaagagagatatCGATTCGCATAATCGACGATCGACATCGCCTTTGTTGGAagctgttaaaaaataattgactGAGAACGAGGAAAAGCCGAGCTCTCGCAACACGTGCACGCACAGCCCAAGATCTCGTTCTACCCTTAAACTAATGTTCTATGCAGTGAAAATTCATCAACACCCCATATCCATGTACTACATGCTTTATCTCATCCATTATCATCGGACGAGCAAATAGAAATTGTCCGATATTTATGTCGAACCTCTTCACAAACCGACGAAggatataaaaggaaaagaaggagcTTTCGATTTTTCAGGCTCAGCTCGCTTGTTAGTCGCATCGATCAGTAAACGACTCCTTCGCAGCGACTTCgccagaaagaaaaagaaagagaaagaaacagaaggagaagaagaagaagaagaagaagcacgaACCTTTCGGACACTTTTTAGCCGACCAAACAGCGAAACCCATATGTAAACGGCTGGACGAGGGACGAACGTTGAATTTCATTAACTCCCAATTAACGAGCAATAAGTAACTCGTGCCGCGATAAGGATCCAGTTTCCTTGGCGGTGTCCTTCGAAAGGATTTGGTAGCCGCACGAAAGCGAATTTCGAATGTTTGCGGACGGTAAGACGAAAAGGCAACCGAGCAAACGAAATCCTGCGTCTATTTTTGCGTCCTAACCAAATAAGCGGTCACAAAGGCAGAACCGCGTTTCCGAAAGAATGagtgagtgagagagagagagagagagagagagagagagagagagagtcgaAATGATTGGAGAGTAGTAGGTACTCGTGGACGAGAAAACGCTGGAAGAAATCGGCGGCAAGAATGAAACTGATTATAATTAACGACCACTTTGCGGCATTTATTATAGTTTGCTAATCGCGAACGGTTCAAGGGGTAATGGCGGTGTTCACGGCGTTGCTTGTTTAATGCGAGAATTTACTGTCCGAATATGCtacgaagaaggagaaatcTCTTGCTCGCGTCGAAAAGAAGATTGGTCGGTTCTTGGTTGATTCTTCAGTCGtcagaaatatttcgatagatAACCAGAATATTTTACGTCATACTTTGTAGAAAAcgtttatgtttattaattaattccaagCTTCGATCATcgatgaaacgatgaaacCCAACTGAGAAAAATACTAATCCCAGTTTCTCTCGAAGGCATAAAATCGTAACGATAGACGAGCAACAATATCCAACGGCGGTGTACGTGAATTCGTAGATGGTCCGTCCATTAAAACTAAGGAAAAAGGAAGCGACTCCCGGACAGAGGTTGGGGAAAAAAGAGTTGAATAAACGtccataaataaaaagaagaaatgaaggaGATCGTGCGTAGTTATGTGCCACGGTAGTTGGCAGAGAGGTGCTACATTTGACACCTCGGTTCCCCTGTAAAGAGTTGTCAAACCACTGCCGTCGCCGGTGCGTGGCCCGTGGGCTTCGTGCATCGGGAAAAGACGGTTTAGGCGCAACCATTTCCATAAGGAAGCCAAGTGACAAACATCATGGAAAATACGCGGCTCGCGCCGCTCCTCCATGAAATTGTTTACGCGAGAATTAGAAGTGAACGTTTCAGCTACGCCCTGTGTCCCGTACTAcgcaattttcaattatcacCGATTAACCAGCTTCGTACCACGTCGTTAGAATCCTCGtccaaatataatttatcgcCGCTGCGTGTAAATAATGAATTAGTAATAGTAGACGCGGccatgtataaataataagcCATCGCCACTTCTGACGTTTCTCTATGTGACTGTCGCAAATCTTCGGATTTTTCTCCATGAATTTCTTCACGAATTTGCTAACCGTTTAGAAACGACATCGAAAGCAGAACAATCTGTTCGATTCGAAGATACAACCCTTTTTCCAAACATCCGCTAGCTGTGACTAACAGTTTTGACAATTTTCGTGCCGCCAGATACCTCCGTCTAGCGATCCGTCTGTCGCTAAATCACCTAGACACGTTTCGATTCTGTTAGATCTCGTTAAACTATATTTGTGAATTCGTGGACGTCGCACGAAATAAACAGCGTCGATATAATTAAGTTACTATCTGCTCGCGAGCcttattagatattttaatccAACCGATCTCCAGACAGTGTGTGCTCGTATATTAGGACTAGCTCGAGGAACGCTAATCCTGTGTAATCCGGCCGCGTAGGAGGGAAG from Bombus pyrosoma isolate SC7728 linkage group LG8, ASM1482585v1, whole genome shotgun sequence includes these protein-coding regions:
- the LOC122570122 gene encoding insulin gene enhancer protein ISL-1 gives rise to the protein MEIGGAAMQRMAAAGGPGPLSLQGPPRSVKISPVNIQDEPGDLTSQKSTSSHCVGCGGRIHDQWILRVAPNLEWHAACLKCAECQQFLDEHCTCFVRDGKTYCKRDYVRLFGTKCDKCSECFSKDDYVMRARSKIYHIKCFRCSACMRQLVPGDEFALRQDGLFCRHDHDVLEGGKLCSGPGGVPGSENNNNASLMNNNHHLHPNDGSISDSGSESGSHKAGVGGTRGSGGHKSGGGSDGKPTRVRTVLNEKQLHTLRTCYAANPRPDALMKEQLVEMTGLSPRVIRVWFQNKRCKDKKKTIAMKQQMQEKDGRKLGFGGMHGIPMVASSPVRHESSIGMTPLEVQAYQPPWKALSDFALHTDLERLDPNTPSFHHLVSQMHGYDLHSGPPQLPPPGMLGGPMNDGGGGGGGGSLPPPGPHHPSSGGPDMGQHPDSTDSYVTYLESDSDSLHHDTGSP
- the LOC122570144 gene encoding sorting nexin-4-like, which gives rise to MEEVFQNGNYQRESNANMTTMETQKEDVLLDHMEISIVETEKRANGALNLREFYTVYLIETKITDPGFKGALTKVSSLWRRYTEFELLRAYLEISYPYIVLPPLPEKKVLYAWQKVTTDTFDPDFVDRRRVGLENFLLRVASHPILSRDEHFMGFLQQKDGWRESIKETGYLQLVESKLKALSVAVRLRKPDKRFETIKNYGIELQNNLCNVLRVRARLVEKQHSLYKLHANYGRVFSEWSAIEREMGDGLQKSGHYLDSLAATIDTTLEEEELIADQLKEWLFGASALQAVVKRREALQLTKDEAHDALTTAFEQKEKIIQGKSGLMSRLFVSVDTEEVRELKMLQLEQRIAQHEEAVKRVDEDLKSFSIKAMMDIERFQHQKVVDLKEILAAYCILQFKLARKGLQAWQHIKSCLESMP